GGAAGGTCAAAGAGAAGAAGTCCTGCTAAAAACTTAGCACAGAGAATGTTTTACAATATTATCTTTtttcccttagggccccttcacacggaggatacgctgactgattttgaacatgtaaacgttccgaatcagcggcgtttaaaacagatcccattgctttctatgggaggtagcatacgtgcgctccccatagaaattaatgggctgctttttcccattcatttctatggggagcacgcgtatgccgggtcccatagaaagcaatggaacatgttttaaacgctgctgattcggaatgtttacacgttcaaaatcagccagcgtatactccgtgtgcaggggcccttaGGGTATCGTGCAGGTAATAGTAATGGTGCAGACTGGACAAACAAAATATACATGATGGACAGTGGTGCTGTTTTTACAGAAGGTACATGCTATTCTTATATTAGTACAATTCCTTAAAAGAAACAGTAGTCTGAGAGCAGTATTTTTGGAAGGGAACAACTGGGAAGTGACTACGTGGCCGGTTGGTTGGTCGAGCCAATTGAACACCatcaaaagatcagattccaatattGAACATCAATAAAACCTTTGTGATAAATGGTAATGGATTATGGATTTATCACCATCTATAGAATCTGCCCCCATAGAGGTGACCGCGCGGCTCCCTGTACATGTATTCACCATCTGCGCTCCCTGGAATACACATAATACAGATGAGGGATTTCTGTGGTTTATTCTTGTGTCTTATTGTGGGATTATTCTGGGCTGAGCCTCGTAGTCACTATATGTTCTTCTATAGACAGCTCTATACGCAGCGTGTCAGGGGCGGTTTCACAGCTTTTTATTAATCAGTTTCCTTTGCCCAATAACCACATGTTGGATTAGAGATTATAGAGAAATATGACGATATCCACATACAAGGAGTTGTGGGTTTTTCTGTCTTTTAGGGTCAGCGGGGCTCAGGGTATTATACAATCCTGTAAATGAATATAGATATAGCAGCTATTACACTACAATGTGCAGGAGATTCTCTTATACAATATGCATATTAGGATAGATGTGACAAGATCTACAATACTGAGCACCAATCAGCTTCAGGCTGCATGTGGAATGATGGAACAATGGCAAGAGAACCTATGACATCACAAAATTCTTGTGACCTCATCGAGTTCTGAGCCTATAAAATCCTCTGCCTGCCATTCCCACAGTCTTCTTATCTGTAGCTACAGAGAAAGAGATAGTGTGCTATAAAGCAGCGATTTATTTAGCGAATCTACCTACTTTGCGTCATGGAAATCCGGGGTTTGGCGTTCCTGCCTATCCTGTGGTCCATATGGATGCTATTGGGTCTCAGTACCCTGTTTGCCGTAACGGTAATATTAGGGCATGAAACACATCCGTACATCAGGTAAGAGGGGATGGGGCGAGATTCCTGATTCTTGTTATTATCAGATTAATATTTGTATCTATTATTGTAAATGTcagaaataatcattttatttgacTCCCTTTTTCatgtactgcacctctatatctgagaaagggaatctatcattgggtGTAGAGTATATGTAGGGGCAGGTAAAGGGTCGGAGGTTATTCATAACCTGCAGCCATCACATCTGCTAAAAAAAAGTGGCAGTGATTGAGTTAAAGGATAGTCAGTGGAtagtatgggggaggggagagttaTAGATAGGGATGAGATGTGACAATTCCACCGCTTGTGTCCTACTAACACCCAATATTTTACTCTCTTTCACAGTGCGACAGCAGCTCGGCTGCCCGAGTCCGTGATCTACACGGTGGTCTTCATGGTGTCTTCCATTCTGGGTAAGTGGAGCTTCTAATAGGGTGAAAACATCAGCACTGACCGGCGGCCATGACTGGAGATTGTACAGGTGTCTATAGAAGTGACCTATAGAAATCTCTGACTGATAACATGTATTGTCTATTACAGGAGCTGGCATCGTTCTCCTCCAATACAAGTTCATGATAATTCGGACTGAACCATCGGAGAagcgacatctcataggccagcgAATACTACTCGCCATAGGATGGATATCCTGTATTGGGTCCGCCCTGAATGCTGTATTTCCGGTTAGTTATCTTGTTTTATTGGAAATATTCAATCATATGTCATGTAATATAGAAAGTGAACATTGTCTGACagtcagtacatatatatatatatatatatatatatatatatatttatttatatttagtatagtttatactgtgttatatatctgtagtttttggatttttttagtctctcccatagaaatcacaGTTAcagtggcgccccctggtgtctaTAAATACAAATCATAATTAACCCTTGTCAGCCTCATTGATAACATATATCTGTATTTCCATTCTAGGTGAATGTCAACCTTACAGCTCACGATATTGGCTCAGGACTCGGTTTTGGATGTGCTGACATTTTCAACTTATGTCAAGCGATTCTCCTGTATAAGAGGTCCTTCAGCAGTCGGCGAATGTGCCATATTAGACTGGCTCTGACCTTGGTGACATCTGTACTAATGCTATTCTGTATCCTTTTATATATAACTGGTAGTAAGTGATACTGAGGGGAGGAGAttatggccttattcacatgacagaatttggagaggaactTGAGGTGGTCTTCTGCCTTAGATTCCTCCCCAAATTCCAGCGCTGTATAACCGGTGGCAGAGCTTCGGATTTCTGCCACAGCTTTGCTCAGAGTTTAGCCTCAGAAACAAAGGGGCTAAACAGCAGTAGTTTTGTTCTGTGGGTTCTTGTGTCtggatcagctgcagaatccgcaaaACATCAAGCAAAGCGTTTCTTTTATCAGTGACCTTAAAAAATAAGAGGTGTCCGCCCAGGGGGGAACCATGGGttcacagcttgtcctggactggcttaggtcagcaaaaatgccgccctccccgaggccctggcaaagcgccgcctgaagcggtcgcttcaggtcgcctcatgggaggtgtggcgctgtgtcCGCCATTCCTTCCTgctttgtaaacaatgggggaGGGGATTCTGGCTGGTATTTGAAGCTTATTCCCCAACTGTAAAGTCCTCCCTTGTGATTCTATTGTAGCATAGATCTGATATAACAATATAGGCAGTGCGTAAATTGGTCCCGAACGCCCAGTTTATACCGGAACAGTATAAGGAACCACACAAATACCACTATCATTGTAcccggggtcttttcagccctCAATAGTATAAGGATcgtagggctaggagaggtgagggaacataaaatcactgttacttacttcttctggctccagaaggcttcaggcctacttggtgacgtccccggtttttgtatataattattccagagttccccctaaatttttttcccaatttaggcAGTGAATATAGGaaatactataatattagaaTTCTGTTACTTTTCCTTAACTTGTCCTTCCAGTCAGTGGAGTCATGTCCAGTTTTTACCTCCATCTAATCCCTGACAACCATAAGCAGGTGAGTTTATTTCACTTTCCACCATCTTGTATTATCCATATACATCATGtttaaggggattctatcattgggaaaccctaTTTTCACTAACCGcacatcggaataacctttagaaacggtggtgtaactactgccgtagcagcagaggcagctgccacagggcccgggacattaggggcctggttacagccgctaccgttgctatcattatactcgggggtcttttcggacccccgagtataatgattgacggcctgggagaggtaagaaacataaaaagcactgttacttacctctccacgatccgggcaggcttcggcctagtcatctgacgtctcatgaccccggcctgtgtcctgggtcatgtgacgtctgacgtcattgaagatggactacttcggaggctgacagtgtaggagccgggagataggtgagtaacagagtcttttttatgtttttcttcccctggttctctgattattatactcttgggtctgaattgCCACTgattagaaagactattcttctcctacctttatttttctgctccgcgccgccgttttggataattttcttattttttctttatacaaatgagtcttcagaaagcacagatgGCGTTCCTCCTGTGCTCAGAAAGTGCTGGGGTGTCCCCTCTGCTCAAGGCACACGCTCCTCCgaatatccagcgccgcctctctctTCTTGTGCTGATGCCTCTCCGCATCATCAGCACCCGCCGATTCAaatcctgcacatgctcagttgCCTCTGTCCAATGtgaaatggcagagctgactgagcatgtgcggaaTTTGAATCCTGAACACAGAATCGGCAGGTGCTAATGCTGCGGAGAAGCGACGCTGGATCTTCGGAAGAGCGTGTGCCTTAAGGAacaggggacgccctcagtgctttctgaagactcgttTGAATAAAGAAGAAATAAGAAAAGTCTCCAAAACGACAGcgtagagcagaaaaataaaggcaggagaagaatagcctgtgaaaatagggtttcccaatgataggatccccttaaCAGTAAAATGGAATCTCTTGGTGGATAAGATTTCCTTCTATCTCAATCCACAGCAGACAATGGTGAGTAAATCCGGGCACTAatatctgctattctctccttctcttctgtagGTCATCTCTGATGCAGGCATGGTGGTCGAGTGGGTTCAGATGTTCTGCCTCGTAATTCAACAACTGACCAATTATACAGATTTCCAGGTGAGTAGATGTGTGACGTGTCTCATGTGCTCCACATATGTAGAAGATGACAATTTCTCCCTAAAACAGAAATGCCCACTTCACGTATAAATTAGATCTATATTCATAAGAGCGTTTCTGATgtgaaatattttctttttttcctctcaGCATTTATCTTTAAGGTTGTCCCGAGAAGGTGTCTCCATCAGCCTGAGAGAACCAGCCCAGGACCCTGAAAACCCCTAATAAGACTCCGGGGTAAGATAAAGGAAATCACTGCAATGTATTCCTGCAAAAGACATCGAGCTGGTGAGTCTATTTATCACAACCATTGACCTGTATGTAGGTCTATACTGGGGGGATATATACTTCAGGAGGACACACATTGGACAACTGCACAATACTGGAGAGCTGGAAGGCcctctgtactacaccacaccggacagctgataggtcctctatagcagggatctgataggtcctctatagcagggatctgataggtcctctatcgcagagatctgataggtcctctatagcagggatctgataggttctctatcgcagggatctgataggtcctctttagcagggatctgataggtcctctatagcagggatttgataggtcctccatagcagggatctgataggtcctctatagcagggatcggataggtcctctatagctgggatctgataggtcctccatagcagggatctgatagatcctccatagcagggatctgataggtcctctatagctgggatctgataggtcctccatagcagggatctgataggttctccatagcagggatctgataggtcctctatagctgggatctgataggtcctccatagcagggatctgataggtcctccatagctGGGATCAGAAACCTTTGAgcatccagctgttgtgaaactatacTTCCCATCTTCACAAGCCCAGAGGTTACTGAGCCCAGCTctatagtatactatataggAGTGTGGACGGTCCCTGTACATTATACCACATAGAGGTGCTGACACGTCCTAAAATTGGCTGCATCTGTGTTAAAAGAGTAAAAAGGTGCAATGAGATTACAAAGAATCTCCTTCTTTTCTGGGAACACGCACTATATacattatcattatttttatatCCGCCACCCCACagttgtatagtatatatgtatgtatgttatgaGCCGCTTCTTACACATGTGTATTTGTCTTCTTATAGGAGTAATCGGCCGATAAGTCTTTCTTCGCAGAATCTAGGACAATCCTTTCTCCACTGATGTGCATTAAACCTTTTTAACGCACCTTTATGTTTTTCTGTTATCACTGCTGTGTGTCTACTTTCTGGTTTTAAACGATGGGTtaaagcagtctttctcaaagtgggcgataacgcccccttgtgggcgctggaggcctataggggggcagtaaagggcacagagaagattggtggGGCGTTGAAGCAGTTtagggggggcgatggctaatttaaaggggtggtatcataacaatcattctatctatactgctggttaatgtggatttaagacttttcctaaatacactgcttcagcaaaactgctttgtttgtccactatcttactttattcaattcattatggacactagcacctggccccctgctcattgctgagggagccacatgacgtagctccctgctgtgtggggtctgagtgtacggagccagcctgtgtctgcaccacacatacacatcacatacacatcacctagctccctgctgtgagatagagggggtgtggggtgtgtgtgtgtgtgtggaataagtgctgctttcttatataaagcagtcgaaatcctactgggctaaaggacccggtctctctgttcactaggataaagctttattatatagagcaggctgctagtgggcagaggagccaggtcctttaggaaactccgtacaaggtaaatccaagtctacaggaccttttgatgacatcacaggcccttcagtcatcccataggatcacgctatttggtgggcggagctacacgctaatttgggggcggggctaattgatgcgagcaaacaggaagaaagaagatttttaggcagcttagaaggcagatcattcCAGCACATTTTAAAATTGGAAATACCGGACTGGGTGTTGGATCCTTTTTCAAATATCAACACAGCAGGattaccccagctggaagaagaactcatagaactgataacgaacgaggaaataaaaataaagttcaaaaatggataccaagaattttggctacaaaagccaatcccgcaattgtaccctggattgtggtccatcgttcaacgatttttgatagcattcccatcatcgtatttgtgtgaacgtggactgtggcaacgttgctaactaaaaagagaaatcggttgcagattaccgaacgcggtgacttacggctgtttttgagtaaattcgagcctgatattaacaaacttgttaaaaatcatcaaattcatccttcacattagatgagttttaaaattaaaaatgaaatgtttgttttaataacatgaataaaagttttcctaatattacaaaatggtgttttacattaccctcatcagaaagtcttattttcacatgacacacataatttaattattaacataatgactgcgattgtgattcttaagatgtagtaaagtgaaaaaatttgggggggcgctagaaaataattaattctcgaagtgggcggtagacaaaataagtttgagaacctctggattAAAGCATTTAAGTTTTACCTAAAGAAGAGTGTTGCAGACCTTCTCCTTCGTGCATTAAACCTGCCAAACCTGCACTGAATGTCCATGTAGATTCCAGCACCGACTATCCAGGGATTCattccgatcgccatatttggggtcagaaaggaatttttttccccctaaactgAGGACAAACCAATACTTGTTCCTCAGGGgttttttcgccttcctctggataacCATAGCAAGTCATTATTaggttgaaaatgaaatccttatTTCACCCATACTTGCTATGTAACCATTTGGACATGTCATTTACAATATGGTGCCAATAAGAAATACTACTGGACAAAGACTGAAGCAGCTGTGGATGTGGACTTCGAGAGGTTAGCgtcttgtgtagagatgagcgaacagtgttctatcgaactcatgttcgatcggatattaggctgttcggcatgttcgaatcgaatcgaacaccgcgtggtaaagtgcgccattactcgattcccctcccaccttccctggcgccttttttgctccaataacagcgcagggtaggtgggacaggaactacgacaccggtgacgttgagaaaagtaggcaaaacccattggctgccgaaaacatgtgacctctaatttaaaagaacagcgccgcccaggttcgcgtcattctgagcttgcaattcaccggggacggaggtttccgtccagctagctagggcttagattctgggtaggcagggacaggctaggataggaaggagaagacaaccaacagctcttgtaagagctaaattccagggagaagcttgtcagtgtaacgtggcactgacgggctcaatcgccgcaacccagctttcccagaatcctgaatggaatacactgtcagtgtattcccgtatacccgatatataccccgatacccgttccaacggtgtgcccccccaccttcaccccagaaataccctgcaagtcccctagcaatagaattggggctatatacacccacaatttttactactggtatacagtgccattgtctgactgggaattcaaagaatatattggggttataaataccctcatttcttgctactgccatatagtgccagtttctgactggtaattcaaagaatatattggggttacgtgcacccacaatttttactactggtatacagtgccattgtctgactgggaattcaaagaatatattgggaatacaaataccctcatttcttgctactgccatatagtgccagtgtctgactgggaattcaaagaatatattggggttacgtgcacccacaatttttactactggtatacagtgccattgtctgactgggaattcaaagaatatattgggaatacaaataccctcatttcttgctactgccatatagtgccagtgtctgactgggaattcaaagaatatattggggttacgtgcacccacaatttttactactggtatacagtgccattgtctgactgggaattcaaagaatatattggggttataaataccctcatttcttgctactgccatatagtgccagtttctgactggtaattcaaagaatatattgtggttacgtgcacccacaatttttactactggtatacagtgccattgtctgactgggaattcaaagaatatattggggttataaataccctcatttcttgctactgccatatagtgccagtgtctgactgggaattcaaagaatatattggggttacgtgcacccacaatttttactactggtatacagtgccattgtctgactgggaattcaaagaatatattgggaatacaaataccctcatttcttgctactgccatatagtgccagtgtctgactggtaattcaaagaatatattggggttacgggcacccacaatttttactactggtatacagtgccattgtctgactgggaattcaaagaatatattgggaatacaaataccctcatttcttgctactgccatatagtgccagtgtctgactgggaattcaaagaatatattggggttacgtgcacccacaatttttactactggtatacagtgccattgtctgactgggaattcaaagaatatattggggttataaataccctcatttcttgctactgccatatagtgccagtgtctgactgggaattcaaagaatatattggggttacgtgcacccacaatttttactactggtatacagtgccattgtctgactgggaattcaaagaatatattggggttataaataccctcatttcttgctactgccatatagtgccagtttctgactggtaattcaaagaatatattgtggttacgtgcacccacaatttttacaactggtatacagtgccattgtctgactgggaattcaaagaatatattgggaatacaaataccctcatttcttgttactgccatatagtgccagtgtctgactgggaattcaaagaatatattggggttacgtgcacccacaatttttactactggtatacagtgccattgtctgactgggaattcaaagaatatattgggaatacaaataccctcatttcttgctactgccatatagtgccagtttctgactggtaattcaaagaatatattggggttacgtgcacccacaatttttactactggtatacagtgccattgtctgactgggaattcaaagaatatattgggaatacaaataccctcatttcttgctactgccatatagtgccagtttctgactggtaattcaaagaatatattggggttacgtgcacccacaatttttactactggtatacagtgccaatttctaactaggaattcaaaatgcgcaaggctcccggaaagggatgtggacgaggccgtgggcgaggtcgggggaatggttctggggagcaaggtagcagtgaagccacagggcgtcccgtgcctactcctgtggggcagcaagcattgcgccactccacagtgccagggttgcttgccacattaactaaactgcagggtacaaaccttagtaggcccgagaaccaggaacaggtcttgcaatggctgtcagagaacgcttacagcacattgtccagcagccagtcagactctgcctcctctcctcctattacccaacagtcttgtcttccttcctcccaaaattccgaagctttacagaacaataacccaaactgtccctgctccccagagctgttctccgctcctttcattgtccctcaacctgcctctccacgtcacgattccacgaacctaacagaggagcatctgtgtccagatgctcaaacactagagtctcctccatctccgttcgatttggtggtggatgaccagcaacccaccctcatcgacgatgatgtgacgcagttgccgtcagggcatccagttgaccggcacattgtgcgggaggaggagatgagacaggagttggaagaggaagtggtggatgatgaggacactgacccgacctggacaggggggatgtcaagcggggaaagtagtgtggatgttgaggcaggtgcagcaccaaaaagggtagctagaggcagaggcagaggtcagcagcttaggcgaagccaggccacacccggaatctcccaagatgttccagttcgtacccagccccgaaaaactcccacctcgagggcacgtttctcgaaggtgtggagttttttcaaggaatgcgccgaggacagatatagtgttgtctgcacaatttgcctctcgaaattgattaggggctctgagaagagcaacctgtccaccacttcaatgcgccgtcatttggaatccaagcactggaatcagtggcaggcagcaacggcaggacaaaggccgcctgccgttcacgccactgccactgcctctgccactgtctctgcctctgccactgccactgctgactgtgctggcgatgcactccagaggacgagccaggacaccacttcatctgcctccgccactttgttgacttctacctcatcctcccctggtcctgtcttatctccttctcctgcaccatcaaaggcaccatcaggcgtttctttacaacaacccaccatctctcagacattggagcggcggcagaaatacactgctaaccacccacacgcgcaagccttgaacgccaacatcgctaaactgctggcccaggagaggttggcgttccggcttgttgaaactcccgccttcctggacctgatggcaactgcggcacctcgctatgccgtccctagccgtcactacttctcccggtgtgccgtccccgccttgcaccagcacgtgtcactcaacatcaggcgggcccttagttccgcgctttgcacaaaggtccacttgaccaccgacgcgtggacaagtgcatgcggacagggacgctacatttcactgacggcacactgggtgaatgtagttgaggctgggactgcttcccaaactggcccggtgtacctcgtctccccgcctaacattcctggcagggacacgagaagaacacccccctcctcctcctcctctaccgcctcctcctccgccaccgcctcctcctccgccaccgcctcctcctccgctgttagattgaccccagctacgagttggaaacgttgcagcactggcgttggtagacgtcagcaggctgtgctgaagctgatcagcttgggggacagacagcacactgcctccgaggtgagggatgctctcctcgatgagacggcaatatggtttgagccgctgcacctgggcccaggcatggtcgtttgtgataacggccagaacctggtagcagctctggagcttgccggactccaacatgttccatgcctggcccacgtcttcaacctagtggtgcaacgtttcctaaagagctaccccaatgttccagagctactggtgaaagtgcggcgcatgtgcgcccactttcgcaagtcgacagtagccgctgctagcttaaaatctctccagcaacgcctgcatgtgccacaacaccggcttttgtgcgacgtccccacacgctggaactcaacgtttcagatgttgaatagagtggttgagcagcagagacctttgatggaataccagctacaaaaccctagggtgccacaaagtcagctgcctcagtttcacatccatgagtggccatggatgagagacctttgtgacatcctacgggtctttgaggagtccacaaggagggtgagctctgaggatgcgatggtgagccttacaatcccgctcttgtgtgttctgagagaatccctgattgacatcagggataactcagatcacacagaggagttagggatagcatccgatccgtcacagctggagagtaggtccacacatctgtccgcttcactgcgtttaatggaggaggaggaggaggaggaggaagaagagttgtccgatgatgtgatggtgatacaggaggcttccgggcaacttcgaatcgtcccattgttgcagcgcggatgggtagacatggaggatgaggaggaaatggagactgaactttccggtggggccagaggagtcatgccaactaacactgtggcagacatggctgagttcatgttggggtgctttacaaccgacaagcgtattgtcaaaatcatggaggacaaccagtactggatctttgctatccttgacccccggtataaaaacaacatctcgtcttttattccggtagaggggagggccaatcgcatcaatgcttgccacaggcaattggtgcagaatatgatggagatgtttccagcatgtgacgttggcggcagggagggcagttcctccagtaggcaaccaagttctcaccggtccacacaaacgaggggcacactgtctaaggtctgggacaccttgatggcaccccctcgccaaagtgccgccacggagggtcctagtgtcaccaggcgtgagaagtataggcgcatgtt
This sequence is a window from Leptodactylus fuscus isolate aLepFus1 chromosome 2, aLepFus1.hap2, whole genome shotgun sequence. Protein-coding genes within it:
- the LOC142194023 gene encoding DNA damage-regulated autophagy modulator protein 1-like gives rise to the protein MEIRGLAFLPILWSIWMLLGLSTLFAVTVILGHETHPYISATAARLPESVIYTVVFMVSSILGAGIVLLQYKFMIIRTEPSEKRHLIGQRILLAIGWISCIGSALNAVFPVNVNLTAHDIGSGLGFGCADIFNLCQAILLYKRSFSSRRMCHIRLALTLVTSVLMLFFSGVMSSFYLHLIPDNHKQVISDAGMVVEWVQMFCLVIQQLTNYTDFQHLSLRLSREGVSISLREPAQDPENP